AAATCTACACGGGCGCCGACGCCATCAACCGCTACCTCGAGGACAACACCGGACGCTTCATCCAGTCCGTGAAGTCCTTCCTCCACTCCAGCTCCTTCCGCGCCACCCAGGTCAAGGGCCGCACCTTCACCATCGAGGACCTGGTCGCCATCCTCCTGCGCCGCGTGCGCGAGGCCGCCGGCGCCCACATGGGCACGCCCCCGGAGGCCGTCGTCCTCGGCCGCCCCGCCGTGTTCACGCCGGACCCGGACGCGGACGCGCTCGCCCAGAAGCGCCTGCACCGCGCCGCCGAGCTCGCCGGCTTCCAGCACATCGAGTTCCTCATCGAGCCCATCGCCGCCGCGCTCGCCTACGAGGCCCAGCTCACCCGCGACGAACTCGTCCTCGTGGCCGACTTCGGCGCCGGCACCACCGACCTCACCCTGATGCGCCTGGGCCCCTCACGCCGGGGCGCCAAGGACCGCCGCCCGGACGTCGTCGGCTCCACCGGCGTGCGCATCGGCGGAGATCGCTTCGACGCCGAAATCATGCGCCACAAGCTCCTGCCCCGCTTCGGCGCCGGCTCCACGTACCGGGTGCGCGGCCTGAGCGACAAGCGCCTGCCCATTCCGCAACACATCATGGCCAAGCTGATGTCCTGGCACGAGATGTCCTTCATCCGTGAGAAGTCCACCCAGGAGCTGCTCAACACGATGATGGAGACCAGCGACAAGCCGACCGAAATCCAGGCCCTCCACGACCTGGTGGTCGACAACCTGGGCTACCGCCTGTTCCGCGCCATCGAAGCCGCCAAGGTGCGCCTGTCCCGCGAGGACGTCGCCACCATCGACTTCGAGGAGGCTCGCATCAACCTCCACGAGCTCATCACCCGCGCCGAGTTCGACGCCTTCAGCCAGCCGCTGCTCGACGAGCTGGAGCAGTGCACGCAAGGTCTGCTCGCGCGCCACCCGGAGGCCGAGCACATCGACGCGGTGTTCCTCACCGGCGGCTCGTCGCAGATTCCCGCCGTGCGCCAGCTCTACGTGCGCCGCTTCGGCGAGGAGCGCGTGCGCACCGCCGATGCCTTCACCTCCGTGGCCGAGGGCCTCGGCCGCGCCTCCGCCACCGTGGGCTGAGCCCGCTCACTCGAGGCGGAGCAGCTCGGGCCCCGACACCCGGAGCAGGAGCTCTCCCGCGTGGTCGCCCTCCTTCAGGCGGCGGCCCCACCACGCGATGGCCGCGTCGACCTGTCCATACCCGTGGACGTCGACCCAGGCCGCGTAGGGCGCATGGCAGCCGGGCCGGGACACCGTGGTGAGCCCACGCTCCGTCCCGGGCGCGCCAATCAGCACCCCGGTGTTGCCGCGCTGCTCGATGGCCTCGGGCTCACCGGCGACCAGCGGCGCGAAGAGCCGCGTCCCCTGCCCCGTGAGCACGAGGAGACGGTGGCCCGGGTGCTCCGCCGGCTTGCACCACGCGACGGTGTAGCCGTCCTGCGCGCCCAGGCGAGTCTTCACCTGGTCGACCGTGCCCAGTGGCGCCCACACCTGGATGACGATGGCGCCCTTGCGATGCCCCTCCTGCATCCAGCGCCCCAGATACGCGACGAGCGCATCCACCACCTGGAAGCTGGGAGCCACCAGCACCCTGTTGCCGGGCTCACACAGCCACGCGAACCCCGGCTCGCAGTGCTCGAACAACCATCCCTGGTCGCGCAGGTAGTCGTAGTCGAGGCCCTCGACACGCGATAGCACCCGCCCGGGTCGCGCCGCCGAGGGTCGCTGGGACTCCATCATCACGGGATGTTCGATGCTCAGGCCGGGCGCGAGCCGCCGCTCCAGCGCGACCTCGCCCTGCCGCAGTGACGTCGTCACCAGGGGCACCTCGCCCAGGCCCATCACCACGACATCGCCCAGGTATCCCTGGTGGCGAGCCGTCTGCAAGAAGCTCAGCGTCACCGAGTAGCCGACGTACCTCCCCGGCCGCGTCCGCACGTCGGACTCGCTCCCCAGGGGACTCACCGGACGCACCCCGCGCGGGGCACACGCCCCCAGCACGAGCCCTGCAATCACACCCACGACAAGGAGCCTGCGTTCCATGGGCTCGGAGCATTCCCTCCGGAAGGCGCCTCACGCCAATCATGGAATCGGCATGGATTTCCCAGCACCACCGCGCCGCCCGGAGACACCCGCTCCGGACGGCGCGAAAGACATCACTCCACCCAGGCGACGTGGCCCAGGCCCGCGGCGACCATGTCGCACACGTAGAAGATGTCGTCGTAGGGGTAGTCGTCGTAGACGCCGCGCGCGGGGATGCATCGCGCCGTGTTGGGCGACGGGGCGTTCAGGGACGCGGCCAGGTCACGGCAGCTCTGGTGGTCGCCCTCGCTGCACTCCTCGGTGCAGGAGTCCGCGCGAATCCAGTACGGGTTGTAGAGCGGGTAGGAGTCCGCCTCGAGCCAGCACAGGCCCGAACCGCACTCGGAGTCATACTGACAGCCGCTGCCCGTGGGGTAGAGGCTCTGGGTCTGCTCGGTGGTCTCCGGCGTCGGCTCGGCCGGGGCCTGCTCCGGCGCCGCGCTGCTGCAGCCGAACAGTGAGAGCGAGAGGATGGAAGCCGTCACTGCGAGGAAGTTCCGCATTCGATGCGCACCTTTCCAGGTGAGGGGGAACGCGCAACCAAGCATTCCCCGCGAACAGAGCCAAGGGGCCTTCTCGTAAATTCTTATTTACGAAGACAAAACAAGGTTTCCGTTGACTCGGTCTACATCGGCCACCTCGGAGCACCCCGAGGTGGCCGGAGTCCCCCGGCTACCGGGTGCGGCGGGTGGCCTTGCCCTTCATCTCGTAGAGGGTGTCCTCCACCGCGGCGCGCAGCTCCTGGATGATGGTGTCGAGGAAGGGGCGGCCCTCCAGGTCCTCGGTAATCCAGGGGTCCATGATGACGGAGCGCAGCACGGTGATGCGGCCCTCCTCGGCGTCCTCGGGCGTGGCGGTGCCCAAGAGCCGCTCCTCGTAGTCGGCGAAGAACTTCTTGCCGTAGTCCGCCTCGATGAAGTCCGTGGTGCTCACCAGCAGCCGGTAGCCGTAGATGTCGCGGCCATCCGCCTTCACGCCCAGCCGGTCGTAGATGCCCCGGTTGAACTCATTGGCCTTGGCGAGGCTGGGATTGAGCCCATCCGCCGTCTGGAAGTTGAAGGCATACGTGAGGATGTTGAGGTCCGCGCCCATCTCACGCAGCAGCTCCAGCTCCTCGGGCTGCGCGCTGGTGAGCAGCTCCTCGTGGCGCTTGCTGGTGAGCTGGTGTCGCAGCATCTCCAGCGCCTTCTGCGTCCCGCCGTACTTCTTGCGCAGGTTCTCCGGCAGCTCGAAGCGCGGGCCGGGCACCACCCGGTAGTCGTCCGCCACCGCGTTCATCATCAGCAGGCGCGCGTGGAACAGCTTGCAGTTGTAGAGCGCCCTGCCGAGGATTTTGCCGTAGCCGCGCTGGTCCGGCGGCACGACGGCGTGGCTCAGGTACACGCCCGCCGCGGCGGCGCCGGGCTTGGAGCCCTCGATGCCGTACTTGCCCACCGTGAGGTCCTCCTGGCTGCCGGCGGTGTTGATGTACGGCGCCTCGAAGGCGACGAGGCTGCGCATGGCCTGGTTGCGGTAGCACAGCGCGCCGGCGGGGTACGGCAGGTAGCCCGTCTTGTGCGGGTCCACGGTGATGGTGTCCGCCTCCGGCAGCGCCTCGAACTGCTTCATCGCATAGGTGCTCAGCTGCAGCACCGGCGCCGGGGGACCCGAGCGCGCGCCCTTGGGCCCGGGCGCCGGGCGCAAGAGCGACGCGAAGTAGCCGCCCCACGCCGCGTCCGCGTGCACGCAGAAGGACATGTCCAGCGGGTGGTACTTCTGCTTGCGCAGGGCCGTCACCGACGCGAGCGGGTCCACCAACCCCTCCTCCGTGGTGCCCATCACCGCCGTCACCGCGATGACCGGTCGCTTGTCCGCGCGGCACTGGTCCAGCCGTGACTCCAGGCTCTCCATGTCCATGCGCCCGGCTTCATCCAGCGGGATGCTGTACATGTGGTCCGCGCCCAGGCCCAGAATCGCCGCGGCCTTCGGCAGCGAGTAGTGCTTGGAGCCCGGCACCATGAACACCGGCGCCTTCACCTCCCCCAGGTGGCGCCGGGTGAACTCCACCAGGCCCAGGTCCTGGAGCGTGTAGTCGGACAGCCGCGCCGTCAGCGCCTCCACCGGGATGCCGAACTGGTCCTGGATGCGCGTGGGCAGCCCCAGCACCTCGTCCACCTCCAGGTTGAGCGCCTGCCACGCGTTCAAGTCCAACAGTCGCGCCTTCTTGTCGGACGGCAGGGTGACTTCCAGCCCCTTCGCGGCGGCGAGCGAGGGCTCCTTGCTCAAGGCCTCGCGCAGGGACAGCGGGTAGAACTTGAGGTTCCGCGCGGCCCACATCGCCTCGATGTTGGCGGTGGTGCCACCACACGTCAGGTGGCTCCAGGGCCGCACCTGCCCCTGCTCGGCGTAGCCCACCATGCGACACAAATCCTCACCGACGCGGACCTCCAGCACCGTCGTCAGCGGCGAGGCCTCCAGCGCGACGTTGTTCTGGTTGTAGAGCATGGCCGCGAAGTAGCCCGCCATGCCCGGCAGCGTCTGGTCCCACGTCATGTGGCCCTGGTAGCGCATGCTGAAGAAGGGCGCGGACTTCTTCAGCTCGGCCAGCAGGGTGTCGAACTCCGTGTGCAGCGTGTCCAGCGCGCGCAGGTAGCCAGGGTCCCGCTTGATGCTCTGGGTGATTGCGGGCGGGTCCGTGGGGTGGAAGTTGCGGCGCCAGAAGGAGTGGTCCCTCAGCGCCTCCAACACCAGCTGCTCGAAGAGCTCCGCGTTCTCCGCGCGCGGGCCCAGGAACCACGCCTCCACGTCGCGTCCGCCCGTGAGCGGCGACTCCTCCGCGCGCGAGGAGCTCCAGGGGACATCTCGGTGCACGAGCTGATTGCGGTCCAATCGCTCGAGCAACGCCTGCTTCAAGCTGTCGAGGGCACGACCGGCGTAGTCCGGTTGGGACTTGTTAGCCATGAGGGACGCTCCTTGCCGACGGGGAAGGACCGTGGCGCGACGTGGGCGCGCGCGCTGGGGGGTGGCCACGGTCCGCGCCAGACATACAGGAGTCGTGTCCCGCCCCCGTCACGCTCGCGACGTGGCGACAATTCCAGACAGTCCCACCGCCCTCCGGGGCCGGGAGCCGTCGACCCCTCCCTCAAAGGCAGACGGCCCGCTCGAAAGCGGGCCGCTCCCTCATCGACAGGTGCTCACGTGGGGGAGTGACTACGGCCCCACATCCACCTCACGGCTGAGCCAGCCCACGCCGCCGCGTCCGTCGCGCGCCACCACGTACACGGTGATGCGCTGGGGCGTCTTGGGCGTCTCGTACTTCGACGTCGGGTCCCCCGGCCTGCCGTCCACCGGCTCCAGCGAGCGGAACTCCTTCACCTCGCCGTCACCCGTGGCGAACCAGCTGTAGAAGACCTGCTCGGTCTCCGGGCCGTCCTCGCCGGTGAAGACCTCCAGGCTGCCCTCGGTGAGCGTGGGGCGGAACACCACCTCCTGATTCAACGGCAGCGGCCCCACGAGCGGCGCGTCGTTCCACAGGATGTCCGCCACGCCCGGGTTGTGGTTCGGCTCGCGCGTCATGCGCACCAGCACCTGGCGCACGCCGCGCTCGGAGCCCTCGGGCGTGCCGGAGCCGTCCGTCGCCTCGTAGCCCACGAACAGGGGGATGCCCTTCTCCAGCGCCGCGCGCGTGCGCGGGTCGTCCGGGTTGGGCGTGGCGCCACCGTTGGGGTTGGCGGCCTGGAGGGCCTGCAGCAGCACCGCCTGCACGTCGGGGTTCTGCAACGACAGGGTGCCATCCGCGAGCGTCACGCCGTTCTCACCCGGGCAGCGGCCGTCGTACGGGTTGCCGTTGAGGCGACACAGCGCATAGGTGACGGTGACGGGCCGCGCGTCGGGCGTCACCGCCAGCGCGGTGAAGGACGTGGGCCCGGGCAAGGCGCCGGTGTCCGGGTCCAGCACCAGCTCGGGCGGCTCGGCGCGGATGGCGAGCACCCGCACCCGGCGGATCTCACTCTGCAGCTCGAAGTCGGGGCCACACGCCAGGAGCGCCGCGGCCAGGGAGATGAAGACACACGCGCGCATGGTCAGAAGCTCCCCTTGGCGCCGATGACGGGGAGGATGGGCAGTCCCTCGAAGTAGGCGCTCTGGGTGTAGTTGTAGTTGTAGGCGATGCCCTCCACCGCCGCGTTGTTGTAGACGTTCGTCAAGTCCAGGTAGAGGTCCAGCGTCCACTGGTCGAAGACGAAGATCTTGTCGACGCGGACATCCAGCTGGTTGAAGGACGGCAGCCGCCGCGAGTTCACCCCCGCGAACAGCGGCAGGAACACGTCGGTGCCGTCGTCACGCACCGAGCCCACCACCGGCGTCGTCGGGTTGCCGGACGCGAAGCGGAACCTGGCGCCCACCTCCCAGCCCCTCGGCAGCTTGTAGGACGCAATCGCCGTCAGCACGTGCGTCTGGTCGTTGTCGAACAGGCGCCAGTTCGCCCCGGGCGCGTCCCGGCGCTCGCTCTTGCTGAGCGTGTACGCAATCCAGCCGAACAGGCGCTCCGTCAGCGCGCGGCGCACGAGCAGCTCGAACCCGTAGACCCGGCCGATGCCGCCGTTCTTCAGCCGCTCCGGCACCAGCTCCCCGTCGCGCTCCACCAGCGCGTCCGAGCGGCTGATGAGGTTGTCCAAGTCGTTGTAGAAGACCTCGCCGCTGACGAACCACTCCTGCACGGGCTGCCACTCCGCGCCCACGCCGTACTGGAGCGAGCGCTTCGCGGAGAGGTCCGGGTTGCCGAACGCGAGGCTGGGCTCATCCTGCACCGGAGGCCCGTGGTACACGCCCGCGCCGCCCTTGAGCGTCAGCGTGTCCGTCAGCGCGTAGCGCACCGCCAGGCGCGGGTTCAGCGTGCGCTTGACCTTCTTCTGGTCGGTGAAGACATACCCCTCGTACCGCACGCCCGGCACCACCAGGAGCCCCTTGAACGGGCGCCAGCGCCCTTCAATCCAGAGCGAGGGGAAGTACTGGAGGAAGTCGCCGTCGGTGTCGAGCAGGTCCTCGGTGATGAGCGGGCTGGGCGGCTCACCCTCGCGAGGCGGCCGCTGGATGCGCGCCTTCACGTTCGCGAAGCTGCTCGTCACGTCCACGCCACCCGCCAGGGTGAAGGGCTCCACCAGCGCGTACTCCGCCGTGGCGCGCAGGTTCAGGTCCGTGGAGGCGATGCGCAGGTTGCGCTCGCCAATCTCGAACTCCACCAGCGTGTTGCCCACCAGCGCGTGCGTGTCCAGCGTGAGCCGCTCCCCGCGGTACTGGTGACGCAGGCGCAGCTGGTTGAAGCCCGTCGTCACGTCCAGGTTGCCGTTGACGGACGGGTCGTTGTCCGACGGCCGGTCGAACACCAGCCCCAGCCGGTCGCGCGAGGTGATGCCCTGCAGCGTGAAGGTGTGGCGGGAGATGGGCTTCCACACCAGCTTGAGCTGCGCGTCGTAGTAGCGCGGCGCCACCTGGAGACTCGGGCCGTCGTCGCCCTCCGGAATCACCCCCAGCACCAGGTCGATGTACGAGCGCCGGCCGCCGATGGCGAAGCCCAGCGTGTCCGTAATCGGCCCCTCGATGACGGCGTTGGACTCGATGAGGCTCACGCCCACGGTGCCGTGGATGCGGTCCATCTTCGGCTCGCGGCTGTTGACGTTGATGACGCCGCCGGTGATGTCGCCGTAGTACGAGGAGAAGTTGCCGGGCAGGTAGTCCAGCGACTCCAGGAGCTCGGAGTTGTAGACGCTCGTCAGGCCGCCGAAGTGGAACAGCAGGGGGATGCGCTGGCCGTCCAGGAAGACGCCGGACTCCTGGGGGCTGGTGCCACGGATGACCAGGGCGCCGCCGTTGAAGGCCGGGCGCGCCACGCCGGGCAGGTTCTGCACCACCTTGAGCGTGTCGCCCTGGGTGCCGGGCACGCGCTGCACCTCGGCCACCTGGAGCGTGGTGCTCGTCACCTCCTTGCGCTCACGGTCGCTTCGCACCACCGTCTCGAAGGGGCTGAAGATGCGCTTCTGCACGTAGTACGTGGCGCGCGTCTCACGGCCCTCGGACACCGTCTCCCGGGTCTTGAAGCGGTCATAGCCGCCCTGCACCACCAGCACCTCGTGGGTGCCCAGCGGCACGCCCCGGAAGGAGAAGCGCCCCTCCGAGTCCGCCACGACGGAGCGGTCCAGCTCCGGGAGCACCACCTCCGCGCCGTTGAGCGGCTTGCGCGTGCCGCGCTCCAGCGCCTGGCCGCTGAAGTTCACCGGGGCCTCGGGCTCCACGGTGCCGCCGTCCGCGTCGGTGGGCGGGGCCACGGGCCGGAAGACGAACTGGTAGGCGTACTGGATGCGCACCGGGGAGGGGACGTTGTCGACCTCCGCGGGGGAGAACTCGAACTGCTTCACGGCCTCCACGGCGGCCTCGTCGAAGCCGTGGCCGGCGGGCTGGGTGATTTCGACATTCGTGACGGCGCCCGTCTCCGAGATGTCGATGAACATCACCACCGTGCCCTCGAGCTGCTGGGCGGCGGCTTCGGGTGGATAGGGAGCCTCGACCTGACGCAACAGCTCGGGCGGTTTCGTCAACACGCCCGTGGGGACGCCCGCGTCGGGGTCGGCGACACCGCCGTCCGGAGCCTGGGCCCAGGCTCCGGCGGCGAGGCAGAAACACAAAACGGCCAGGAACGTTCTCATGGGAGGAAGGGCGCGAAGGCGCCCGACCTCCCTAACCCTTTCACTACTTGGGCGCGAGGACGATTTCGATACGACGATTCAGACTGCGATTCTCGGGCGAGTCATTGACCGCGATGGGCTGGTATTGCCCATAGCCCGCCGCTGACAGCGTCGTCGGGTCCACGCCCGCGTCCTGCAGCGCCCGCACCACCGCCATGGCGCGCGCCAGGCTCAGCTCCCAGTTGGTGGGGAACTGGCCGCCGCCCGTCGGAACGTCATCCGTGTGTCCTTCGACGCGGATGATCTTCCCCTGCACCGTCTTGAGCGCGTCGGCGATCTTCTTCAGGGCGTCGCCGCCCTCCTTGCCCACGCGCGCGGAGCCGGAGGCGAAGAGGATCTTGTCCTTGAGCTGCACCGTCATGCGGCCCTTCAGCTCGGACAATTCAATCTTCCCGTCGGCGATCTCCGACTTGAGGCTCTGCGCCAGGTTCTCGTACTCGGAGCTCTTCTTCTCCAGCTCCTCCTTGGCCTGGGCCAGCTTCTTGGAGTTGCGCGCCAGCTCCTCGTTGAGCGCGGCGAGCTGCGCGTTCTGGTCCTGCAACGCGCGGCGCTCGGCGGCGCCCGCCGTGAGGCGCGACTCGGAGGTGGTCAGCCGCGTCTCCAGGGCCTTCTTCTCCTCCTCCTGGGCGGCGATCTTCTCCGTCAGCTCCTTGACCTTGGCCTCGGCGGCCTCGCGCGCGCCCTTCTCGTCGTTGAGGCCCTTGGTGAGGTTCTCCGCCTCCAGGGCCTTCGCGTCGAAGGTGCCCTGGGAGACGCATCCCGTGGTGGAGAGCGCGATGAGCGCAGCCAGCATCAGCCGTGTCCGCATGTGTATGTTTTCTCCTGACAGCGATGGTTGGAGCTCCAGCCTACCGCCAGGAAGCACCAAGGTCAGGGAGAACCCACACGGGCATTTCGCCAGCCCGGCCCCTCGCCAGAGGGCCCGGGTGGAAAGATTCAGCGAGGGAAGATGGGGTGCACGTCCAGCCAGACCGCGAAGAGCGCGTCGGCGAACGTCTTGCCGGGGATGAACACGCCGCCGCTGGCCGCGCCGCCGACTTCCAGGCCGCCATCCGGGGTGTAGGTGATGATGAGGTCCCCGCCCTTCTCCACGTCACGCAGCGAGGCGAGCATCACGCCCAGCTGATGGGACAGCGGCCCCTCGCGCAGCTCCGGGTTGCGGTGCAGGCCGTTGCGCAGGCTGTCCACCAGCTGCGAGCGGGTGATGTCTCGCAGGAAGCGGAAGTGCAGCCGCTTCACGGAGTTGGAGGCGATGGCCTCCGACGCGCTGCGTGGCCGCGACTCCAGATAGAGACTCCACACGTACACCTTGAACAAGAAGCGCTTGTGCAGCTCCATGTGGGCCAACTCCACCGTGCGCCCCTGGAGCTGCAGGGAGTCCGGCATGTCGACCCCACCCACCTGCTTCTGTCCCGCCTGCGCCGCGCCCGTCGCCAGCACCAGCCCCAGCACGAGCCACCGCGCGCTCCGCCACGCCTGCTCTCTCATGCGTCCGACCCCCGCCCCGTCCGAGTACGGTGCCCGGATAGGTGCGCATGCCTGGACGCGACCGCCAGCCGATCGTTCCAAATCCCTGTGGAGCAGTGGACGGAGCGGACCTGGGGTGAGGCCCCGCCCATGCCCGGCGTCGAGGCACACCGGTCCGGGGCCGTGAGCCACGAGGAACTCGGGAGGGGGATGTCGCGGTGTGTCGGGGCCATGGCGCTCGTTGGAGAACATACCAGCGGTCTCCGACGTGCGGGGGAGGAGGCTGCATGACGGGCGCCCGGGCGGACACTTCGAGCCGGGGCGGCCGGGGAGCGCCAGGGGGGCCTAAGTGCGCTCGAGCAGGGCGCCGGCCCAGGTGAGACCGCTGCCCACCACGCTCAGGACCAGGGCGTCGCCCAGGCCGGGGTCGTCCCAGTGCTCGCTCAGGACGCCCGGGGCGCCGGCCGCGCCGGTGTTGCCCCGGACGTGGACGTTGAAGAAGTGGCGTGACTCCGGGACTTCGCAGCGGCGCTGGACGGCCTCCAGCATGCGCAGGTTGGCCTGGTGGCCGATGAAGGTGACGTTGGCGTTGCTCCGGTCCGGGTGGCGGGCCAGGTAGTCGGCGCGCAGGTCCAGGAAGGTCTCCCCCGCGCGGCGGATGGCGAACTTCTGCACCTCCGCGCCGTGCTGGGTGAAGTGGCCGATGCGCGGCACGCGCACCTTGTCCGCGCCCGAGGGGTCTCCGGCGAGCCGCGTTTCGGTGATTCGCCAGCGACCGGGCACGCGCGGGGACAGCACCGCCGCCGAGGAGCCATCACCCCACAGCACCGCGCTGGAGCGGTCCGTGTAGTCCACCACGCGCGTGGAGTTGTCCATGTTCACCACGAGCACGTACTCCGGCAGCCGCTCCGGGCGCATGCCCGTCAGGAAGTGCAGCTGCGTGCAGAAGGACGAGCAGGCGCTCTGCAGGTCCACGGCCGGCGCGTCGATGCCCAGCTCCTGCGCCACGCGGTTGGACTCGGCCGGGATGCATTCATCCGGGCTGCATCCGCCGGCGACGACGAGGCCGATGTCGGAGGGCTTCAGCCCCGCGCGCTCGAGCGCCATGCGCGCGGCGTGGGCGCCCGTCTGGGCGTTGCTGTAGAGCGCGGCCTCCTGCGCGGCCCTCACGTCCCGGTTGCGCGTCTGGCGCAGGTAGTCCAGCGGCAGCACCGTGTGACGGGAGCGGATGCCCACCCGCTCCAGAATCCACGCGTCCGAGGTCTCGAGCCCCAGTTCCTCCAGGAAGGCATTGGTGAGGAGGTTGGGCGGATGGAAGTGCCCGAGCGCGTGCAGGAACATGGGAACCCTCTAACGCCCAACCCTGCCCATTCTCTGTCAGCGTGCTGTCACGCTCGCGCTGCTTCGCGGGGCAGCCGGCCATCCGTGCGTCACGCCGGACCATCCCCGTCACAGCGCGACGACGGCCTGACGCGACGTGTCGT
This genomic interval from Myxococcus guangdongensis contains the following:
- a CDS encoding Hsp70 family protein; translated protein: MHACGLDFGTSNTAAALPDGTVLSLQPHTPEPRLYRSVMFFPDDEREIYTGADAINRYLEDNTGRFIQSVKSFLHSSSFRATQVKGRTFTIEDLVAILLRRVREAAGAHMGTPPEAVVLGRPAVFTPDPDADALAQKRLHRAAELAGFQHIEFLIEPIAAALAYEAQLTRDELVLVADFGAGTTDLTLMRLGPSRRGAKDRRPDVVGSTGVRIGGDRFDAEIMRHKLLPRFGAGSTYRVRGLSDKRLPIPQHIMAKLMSWHEMSFIREKSTQELLNTMMETSDKPTEIQALHDLVVDNLGYRLFRAIEAAKVRLSREDVATIDFEEARINLHELITRAEFDAFSQPLLDELEQCTQGLLARHPEAEHIDAVFLTGGSSQIPAVRQLYVRRFGEERVRTADAFTSVAEGLGRASATVG
- a CDS encoding chalcone isomerase family protein; this translates as MREQAWRSARWLVLGLVLATGAAQAGQKQVGGVDMPDSLQLQGRTVELAHMELHKRFLFKVYVWSLYLESRPRSASEAIASNSVKRLHFRFLRDITRSQLVDSLRNGLHRNPELREGPLSHQLGVMLASLRDVEKGGDLIITYTPDGGLEVGGAASGGVFIPGKTFADALFAVWLDVHPIFPR
- a CDS encoding pyridoxal phosphate-dependent decarboxylase family protein, giving the protein MANKSQPDYAGRALDSLKQALLERLDRNQLVHRDVPWSSSRAEESPLTGGRDVEAWFLGPRAENAELFEQLVLEALRDHSFWRRNFHPTDPPAITQSIKRDPGYLRALDTLHTEFDTLLAELKKSAPFFSMRYQGHMTWDQTLPGMAGYFAAMLYNQNNVALEASPLTTVLEVRVGEDLCRMVGYAEQGQVRPWSHLTCGGTTANIEAMWAARNLKFYPLSLREALSKEPSLAAAKGLEVTLPSDKKARLLDLNAWQALNLEVDEVLGLPTRIQDQFGIPVEALTARLSDYTLQDLGLVEFTRRHLGEVKAPVFMVPGSKHYSLPKAAAILGLGADHMYSIPLDEAGRMDMESLESRLDQCRADKRPVIAVTAVMGTTEEGLVDPLASVTALRKQKYHPLDMSFCVHADAAWGGYFASLLRPAPGPKGARSGPPAPVLQLSTYAMKQFEALPEADTITVDPHKTGYLPYPAGALCYRNQAMRSLVAFEAPYINTAGSQEDLTVGKYGIEGSKPGAAAAGVYLSHAVVPPDQRGYGKILGRALYNCKLFHARLLMMNAVADDYRVVPGPRFELPENLRKKYGGTQKALEMLRHQLTSKRHEELLTSAQPEELELLREMGADLNILTYAFNFQTADGLNPSLAKANEFNRGIYDRLGVKADGRDIYGYRLLVSTTDFIEADYGKKFFADYEERLLGTATPEDAEEGRITVLRSVIMDPWITEDLEGRPFLDTIIQELRAAVEDTLYEMKGKATRRTR
- a CDS encoding TonB-dependent receptor: MRTFLAVLCFCLAAGAWAQAPDGGVADPDAGVPTGVLTKPPELLRQVEAPYPPEAAAQQLEGTVVMFIDISETGAVTNVEITQPAGHGFDEAAVEAVKQFEFSPAEVDNVPSPVRIQYAYQFVFRPVAPPTDADGGTVEPEAPVNFSGQALERGTRKPLNGAEVVLPELDRSVVADSEGRFSFRGVPLGTHEVLVVQGGYDRFKTRETVSEGRETRATYYVQKRIFSPFETVVRSDRERKEVTSTTLQVAEVQRVPGTQGDTLKVVQNLPGVARPAFNGGALVIRGTSPQESGVFLDGQRIPLLFHFGGLTSVYNSELLESLDYLPGNFSSYYGDITGGVINVNSREPKMDRIHGTVGVSLIESNAVIEGPITDTLGFAIGGRRSYIDLVLGVIPEGDDGPSLQVAPRYYDAQLKLVWKPISRHTFTLQGITSRDRLGLVFDRPSDNDPSVNGNLDVTTGFNQLRLRHQYRGERLTLDTHALVGNTLVEFEIGERNLRIASTDLNLRATAEYALVEPFTLAGGVDVTSSFANVKARIQRPPREGEPPSPLITEDLLDTDGDFLQYFPSLWIEGRWRPFKGLLVVPGVRYEGYVFTDQKKVKRTLNPRLAVRYALTDTLTLKGGAGVYHGPPVQDEPSLAFGNPDLSAKRSLQYGVGAEWQPVQEWFVSGEVFYNDLDNLISRSDALVERDGELVPERLKNGGIGRVYGFELLVRRALTERLFGWIAYTLSKSERRDAPGANWRLFDNDQTHVLTAIASYKLPRGWEVGARFRFASGNPTTPVVGSVRDDGTDVFLPLFAGVNSRRLPSFNQLDVRVDKIFVFDQWTLDLYLDLTNVYNNAAVEGIAYNYNYTQSAYFEGLPILPVIGAKGSF
- a CDS encoding 3-oxoacyl-ACP synthase III family protein: MFLHALGHFHPPNLLTNAFLEELGLETSDAWILERVGIRSRHTVLPLDYLRQTRNRDVRAAQEAALYSNAQTGAHAARMALERAGLKPSDIGLVVAGGCSPDECIPAESNRVAQELGIDAPAVDLQSACSSFCTQLHFLTGMRPERLPEYVLVVNMDNSTRVVDYTDRSSAVLWGDGSSAAVLSPRVPGRWRITETRLAGDPSGADKVRVPRIGHFTQHGAEVQKFAIRRAGETFLDLRADYLARHPDRSNANVTFIGHQANLRMLEAVQRRCEVPESRHFFNVHVRGNTGAAGAPGVLSEHWDDPGLGDALVLSVVGSGLTWAGALLERT
- a CDS encoding OmpA/MotB family protein, with the protein product MRTRLMLAALIALSTTGCVSQGTFDAKALEAENLTKGLNDEKGAREAAEAKVKELTEKIAAQEEEKKALETRLTTSESRLTAGAAERRALQDQNAQLAALNEELARNSKKLAQAKEELEKKSSEYENLAQSLKSEIADGKIELSELKGRMTVQLKDKILFASGSARVGKEGGDALKKIADALKTVQGKIIRVEGHTDDVPTGGGQFPTNWELSLARAMAVVRALQDAGVDPTTLSAAGYGQYQPIAVNDSPENRSLNRRIEIVLAPK